Proteins from one Procambarus clarkii isolate CNS0578487 chromosome 72, FALCON_Pclarkii_2.0, whole genome shotgun sequence genomic window:
- the IFT20 gene encoding intraflagellar transport protein 20 homolog, translated as MADETLAKAGLYFDELNKIRVLEPEVANQTTELKDECKEFVDKIRDFHERADHFIQVADTLSAAVESEKMRAIGSRNLIKSMSKQREAQQQQLLALIGEKKLELERLRVQYESLQRTEAEQLEFIEQFIMQK; from the exons ATGGCAGACGAAACGCTGGCAAAGGCTGGTCTCTACTTTGATGAGCTTAATAAGATCAGAGTCTTGGAACCAGAAGTTGCAAACCAAACAACAGAACTTAAAGATGAATGCAAAGAATTTGTGGACA AAATTCGTGACTTTCACGAACGAGCTGACCATTTCATTCAAGTTGCCGACACTCTGAGTGCAGCTGTGGAATCGGAAAAAATGAGAGCtattgggtcacgaaatttgatCAAAAGCATGAGCAAGCAGCGAGAGGCTCAGCAGCAACAGTTGCTG GCCTTGATTGGAGAAAAGAAACTAGAGTTAGAGAGATTGCGTGTCCAATACGAATCACTTCAACGCACAGAGGCTGAGCAGCTTGAATTTATAGAGCAGTTTATAATGCAGAAGTGA